In the genome of Myxococcus stipitatus, one region contains:
- a CDS encoding TonB-dependent receptor plug domain-containing protein produces MRRGLAVVLCASAPAWAQETKPEEPLSEVIDVVGKVPDPEPMDRASQRDPSSVVTVISVEERGGTARDTVDILATSPGVSVQDSGGYGQSKSLVVRGASSNGTLVLLDGIPLNGAGGHTDLSRIPLALAREFEVMRGSAGARYGSGGLGGVVNIVTRCPGDTVSLSGELSYGSWNTATGWLAATAPLLDSELLLLLHGGTSSGDFPYPFDPTPTFPDDAPESRRRDNNDARGLGALLRLRHRLAPGVVVDAMAEGALDGRGLAGTAQNPVADARQSNRRGVLSLRLLGSLAGGIQLSARAHLRQEHLKLSGGPVAQRGEQSLLAGGAEVEGRMPLGRAHVLSLTSSVGREGLTTEGEPTGTTPHTSWLRASVMAMDDVSLFDGDLHVTPSVRLERVGRYTLLSPKVGARMSLPARLEVRANVGQTHRAPSLMELYVRQGTLLPNPDLRPERAISADVALAHRTEHSLVSVGGFHTLYEDLIAYEAYPPFAAKPSNFSSASVSGLEVDMEARPTSFLSGSLAYTFLLSRNLRDDPRYYLRDLPHRPRHTLSARVALGPSWLTGRAELRAQSSQFRNRTGELVLPGRALLHAGLSSTVGRRPALTFSLDFKNLLDAHVEDFDGYPLPGRTVLASVAMTLDLSPTPVRKDPPP; encoded by the coding sequence GTGCGACGCGGCCTCGCCGTGGTGCTGTGCGCCTCCGCACCGGCCTGGGCACAAGAGACCAAGCCGGAGGAGCCCCTCTCCGAGGTCATCGACGTCGTGGGCAAGGTGCCCGACCCGGAGCCGATGGACCGCGCGTCCCAACGCGACCCGAGCAGCGTCGTCACCGTCATCTCCGTGGAAGAACGCGGAGGCACTGCGCGAGACACCGTCGACATCCTCGCCACCTCCCCCGGTGTCTCCGTCCAGGACTCGGGCGGCTATGGCCAGAGCAAGAGCCTGGTCGTCCGTGGCGCCTCGTCGAACGGCACCCTGGTCCTGCTCGACGGCATCCCGCTCAACGGCGCGGGCGGCCACACGGACCTGTCCCGCATCCCCCTCGCGCTCGCTCGCGAGTTCGAGGTGATGCGCGGAAGCGCGGGGGCTCGCTACGGCAGCGGAGGACTCGGGGGCGTGGTGAACATCGTCACCCGCTGCCCTGGCGACACCGTGAGCCTTTCCGGTGAGCTCAGCTACGGAAGCTGGAACACCGCGACGGGCTGGCTCGCCGCCACCGCTCCCCTGCTCGACAGTGAGCTGCTGCTCCTCCTCCACGGAGGCACGTCCTCTGGAGACTTCCCCTACCCCTTCGACCCCACGCCCACCTTCCCCGACGACGCCCCCGAGTCACGCCGCCGCGACAACAACGATGCCCGAGGACTCGGGGCCCTGCTTCGTCTGCGTCATCGACTGGCGCCTGGCGTGGTCGTGGACGCCATGGCCGAAGGAGCTCTCGATGGCCGAGGCCTCGCCGGCACCGCGCAGAACCCCGTGGCCGATGCCCGCCAGTCCAACCGTCGTGGCGTGTTGAGCCTGCGCCTCCTCGGCTCACTCGCGGGCGGTATCCAGCTCTCCGCCCGAGCCCACCTCCGCCAGGAGCACCTGAAGCTGTCCGGCGGCCCCGTGGCACAGCGAGGCGAACAGTCCCTGCTCGCGGGCGGCGCCGAGGTCGAAGGGCGCATGCCCCTGGGCCGCGCGCACGTCCTGTCGCTCACCTCGAGCGTGGGACGTGAAGGGCTCACCACCGAAGGCGAGCCCACGGGCACGACGCCCCACACGTCCTGGCTGCGAGCCAGCGTCATGGCGATGGACGACGTGTCCCTGTTCGACGGCGACCTCCACGTCACGCCTTCGGTGCGCCTGGAGCGCGTGGGCCGCTACACGCTGCTGTCCCCCAAGGTCGGCGCGCGGATGTCCCTCCCCGCGCGACTGGAGGTCCGCGCCAACGTGGGACAAACCCACCGCGCCCCCTCGCTGATGGAGCTCTACGTGCGACAGGGGACGCTCCTGCCCAATCCGGACCTGCGCCCCGAGCGCGCCATCTCCGCGGACGTGGCCCTCGCGCATCGGACGGAACACTCCCTCGTGTCCGTCGGCGGCTTCCACACCCTCTACGAAGACCTCATCGCCTACGAGGCCTATCCACCGTTCGCCGCCAAGCCCTCGAACTTCTCGTCCGCGAGTGTCTCGGGGCTGGAAGTGGACATGGAGGCGCGGCCCACGTCCTTCCTGTCGGGCTCCCTGGCGTACACGTTCCTGCTCTCACGCAACCTCCGGGACGACCCTCGCTACTACCTTCGCGACCTGCCGCACCGTCCTCGCCACACCCTGTCCGCACGTGTGGCCCTGGGCCCCTCATGGCTGACCGGGCGCGCGGAGCTGCGAGCGCAGTCCTCACAGTTCCGCAACCGCACCGGCGAGCTGGTGCTCCCTGGGCGAGCGCTGCTGCATGCGGGACTCTCGAGCACCGTCGGCCGTCGACCCGCGCTCACGTTCTCCCTCGACTTCAAGAACCTCCTCGACGCCCACGTCGAGGACTTCGACGGCTATCCCCTGCCCGGTCGCACCGTGCTCGCCTCGGTGGCGATGACGCTCGACCTCTCCCCCACTCCCGTTCGAAAGGACCCTCCCCCTTGA
- a CDS encoding cobyric acid synthase produces the protein MTKRPHLMIQGTGSHVGKTTLVAGLCRLFANQGLRVAPFKSQNMSLNSFVTEENEEIARATAVQSFAAKQRPIVHMNPLLLKPKSDSVSQLIIHGRPHQDVDAREYFLSDTHRALKLAAIQESIDHLNRHFDLVIAEGAGSCAEPNLRPFDVVNMEVAHRLDARVFVATDIDKGGVAAELLGTLKVLELVAPEDLERISGFIINKFRGDRQVLQPAIDFIEQHTKRPVAGVLPYLSLALEEEDRVQPRMQGAPEIDVAVVYLPHISNSTDFDYLQEEPNVRVRFVRSVDQLGAPDAVILPGTKNTVGDLLHLRRIGLDRVLHELSASTPIVGICGGFQMLGRELLDESRRESEHGSTTGLGLLDIDVEFLPGKTVVNRRFVPTGDNPFASAGEVSGYEIHSGLVRYASARPLYAYAGGVDGAVHERLPIFGTFIHDLFKNPRLSRAFIDLLRQRKGLPALTAPLCNHDTRREESYNRLAAALAEHLTIPD, from the coding sequence ATGACGAAGCGCCCTCACCTCATGATTCAAGGCACGGGCTCCCACGTCGGGAAGACGACGCTGGTCGCGGGTTTGTGCCGACTGTTCGCCAATCAGGGGCTGCGCGTGGCCCCCTTCAAGTCGCAGAACATGTCCCTCAACTCCTTCGTCACGGAGGAGAACGAGGAGATTGCCCGCGCCACGGCGGTGCAGTCCTTCGCGGCGAAGCAACGGCCCATCGTCCACATGAACCCGCTGCTGCTCAAGCCCAAGTCGGACAGCGTCAGCCAGCTCATCATCCACGGCAGGCCCCACCAGGATGTCGACGCGCGAGAGTACTTCCTCTCCGACACGCACAGGGCCCTCAAGCTCGCCGCCATCCAGGAGTCCATCGACCACCTGAACAGGCACTTCGACCTGGTCATCGCGGAGGGCGCCGGGAGCTGCGCCGAGCCCAACCTGCGGCCCTTCGATGTGGTGAACATGGAGGTGGCGCACCGGCTGGATGCGCGGGTGTTCGTGGCGACGGACATCGACAAGGGCGGCGTCGCGGCGGAGCTCCTCGGCACACTGAAGGTCCTGGAGCTCGTCGCTCCGGAGGACCTGGAGCGCATCTCGGGCTTCATCATCAACAAGTTCCGAGGGGACCGGCAGGTCCTCCAGCCCGCCATCGACTTCATCGAGCAGCACACGAAGCGGCCCGTCGCGGGGGTGCTGCCCTATCTCTCGCTCGCGCTCGAGGAGGAGGACCGCGTCCAGCCCCGCATGCAGGGCGCGCCCGAAATCGACGTGGCGGTGGTGTACCTGCCGCACATCTCCAACAGCACGGACTTCGACTATCTCCAGGAGGAGCCGAACGTCCGCGTCCGTTTCGTGCGCTCCGTGGACCAACTGGGTGCGCCGGACGCGGTCATCCTCCCGGGGACGAAGAACACGGTGGGGGACCTTCTTCACCTGCGGCGCATCGGCCTCGACCGGGTGCTTCACGAGCTCAGCGCCAGCACGCCCATCGTCGGCATCTGCGGTGGGTTCCAGATGCTCGGGCGCGAGCTGCTCGACGAGTCGCGCCGAGAGTCCGAGCATGGCAGCACCACGGGGCTGGGGTTGCTCGACATCGACGTGGAGTTCCTCCCTGGGAAGACGGTGGTCAATCGCCGGTTCGTTCCGACGGGGGACAATCCCTTCGCGAGTGCGGGTGAGGTGTCGGGGTACGAGATTCACTCCGGACTCGTCAGGTACGCGAGCGCACGTCCGCTCTACGCGTATGCGGGGGGCGTCGATGGAGCGGTCCACGAGCGGCTGCCCATCTTCGGCACCTTCATCCATGACCTCTTCAAGAACCCGCGACTGAGTCGTGCGTTCATCGACCTGCTGCGCCAGCGCAAGGGATTGCCCGCGCTGACGGCGCCCTTGTGCAATCACGACACTCGAAGGGAGGAGAGCTACAATCGCCTCGCAGCCGCCCTGGCCGAGCACCTGACCATCCCAGACTGA
- a CDS encoding helical backbone metal receptor, translated as MSAARSFRLLGLALTLLVGCQRSAPTTQEAGPRRLVALAPGISETLYALGAGDQVVGLSDYSTWPPETASVPKVGSTLAPNYEAIARLKPTLILDEHVKQAPAGSLSAVAPVKVLPWLSVDDVANGIRELGKQTGREDAATKLAQKVETTLKRKAPADAPRVLLVIGDAEAGLSSIWYIRKDSLHGAALEAAGARNAVADAPSGPPNISVEQLMTLDPDVILVLLEGKRLSSEEEARHLAAWKQLSVLRAVKEGRVRVVSGPGVQSTGPRILDLVEQLQAALRFDTKAP; from the coding sequence ATGTCCGCCGCACGTTCCTTCCGCCTCCTCGGCCTCGCCCTCACGCTGCTCGTGGGCTGCCAGCGCTCCGCCCCGACGACCCAGGAGGCGGGCCCTCGGCGCCTCGTCGCGCTGGCGCCAGGCATCTCCGAGACGCTCTATGCCCTGGGGGCAGGGGACCAGGTGGTGGGGCTCTCCGACTACTCCACCTGGCCTCCCGAGACCGCATCCGTGCCCAAGGTGGGCTCCACGCTGGCGCCCAACTACGAGGCCATCGCCCGGCTCAAGCCGACCCTCATCCTCGACGAGCACGTGAAGCAGGCTCCCGCGGGCTCACTCTCCGCGGTGGCCCCGGTGAAGGTGCTGCCCTGGCTCAGCGTGGATGACGTGGCGAACGGCATCCGCGAGCTGGGCAAGCAGACGGGGCGCGAGGACGCGGCCACGAAGCTGGCGCAGAAGGTGGAGACGACGCTCAAGCGAAAGGCACCGGCCGATGCACCTCGGGTGCTGCTGGTGATTGGCGACGCCGAGGCCGGACTCTCCAGCATCTGGTACATCCGCAAGGACTCGCTGCATGGCGCGGCGCTCGAAGCCGCCGGTGCGCGCAACGCCGTCGCGGATGCGCCCTCCGGCCCGCCCAACATCTCCGTCGAGCAGCTCATGACGCTGGACCCGGATGTCATCCTGGTGCTGCTGGAGGGGAAGCGCCTTTCCTCGGAAGAGGAGGCGCGGCACCTGGCGGCATGGAAGCAACTGTCCGTGTTGCGAGCCGTGAAGGAGGGACGGGTGAGGGTGGTGTCCGGGCCGGGCGTGCAGTCCACGGGGCCTCGCATCCTGGACCTGGTGGAGCAGCTCCAGGCCGCGCTGCGCTTCGACACGAAGGCCCCATGA
- a CDS encoding ABC transporter ATP-binding protein produces the protein MTSSLEVSGATVRKGGRPLLEDVSLRVAPGDFVAIVGPNGAGKSTLMRVALGLQRLDAGRVTVGGRDVSALSPRERAAFLAWLPQRVQVSEPITALEHVAAARYRFPESRRRSEEVALTALARVQADALAPRPITELSGGEQQRVAVAALLAQESPLVMLDEPANFLDPAQQLELYALVGRLWRSGLGVLCITHDINVLAHAMGEGREGRIRVVGLSRGRVAFESSYDAPDLGEHLGRVFSVRMRGLEVEGRRVFVSLPLERGS, from the coding sequence ATGACGTCTTCCCTGGAGGTCTCTGGCGCGACGGTGCGCAAGGGGGGACGGCCGCTGCTGGAGGACGTGTCCCTCCGAGTCGCGCCGGGAGACTTCGTGGCCATCGTCGGCCCCAACGGCGCGGGCAAGTCGACGCTGATGCGCGTGGCGCTCGGGCTGCAACGGCTGGACGCGGGCCGTGTCACGGTGGGCGGGCGGGACGTGTCGGCGCTCTCGCCTCGTGAGCGGGCCGCGTTCCTCGCGTGGCTGCCCCAGCGCGTACAGGTCTCCGAGCCCATCACCGCGCTGGAGCACGTCGCCGCCGCGCGCTATCGCTTTCCCGAGTCCCGTCGCCGCTCTGAGGAGGTGGCGCTCACGGCGCTGGCTCGCGTGCAGGCGGACGCGCTCGCGCCGCGCCCCATCACCGAGCTGTCCGGAGGAGAGCAGCAGCGTGTCGCCGTGGCGGCGCTGCTCGCGCAGGAGTCTCCGCTGGTGATGCTGGACGAGCCCGCCAACTTCCTGGACCCGGCGCAGCAGCTGGAGCTGTACGCGCTCGTGGGGAGGCTGTGGCGCTCGGGGCTGGGGGTGCTGTGCATCACCCATGACATCAACGTGCTCGCCCATGCGATGGGGGAGGGGCGCGAGGGACGGATTCGCGTGGTGGGCCTGTCGCGCGGCCGGGTGGCCTTCGAGTCGAGCTACGACGCGCCGGACCTGGGCGAGCACCTGGGCCGGGTGTTCTCGGTGCGGATGCGCGGCCTGGAGGTCGAGGGCCGTCGGGTCTTCGTGAGCCTGCCCCTGGAGCGCGGGTCATGA
- a CDS encoding iron ABC transporter permease: protein MKTRLAVMLVVCIAVMAVAPFIGPPMPPDARDFILWQLRIPRTLMALLVGGTLSLVGAVYQSLFANPLAAPSTVGTTAGATLGALVAIVLGARSAVWGLPLITAAAFAGALGVSMLVAAIAAGRSVRMNDLVLAGIAFSMAAGAISTGVQFSADSTELLAATRWTMGHLPQVGYQGIVMLLPVAAVSVVGLLLLTRALEVFIAGEEHAESQGVNVRMVRIIAIGLGAMGVAGCVAWCGPIAFVELIVPHIVRRVLGVSRRVLLPCSVVVGASFLVLCDALTRVIMPGREPPVGLVTAALGTPLLVYLVARRSS from the coding sequence ATGAAGACGCGGTTGGCGGTGATGCTCGTCGTCTGCATCGCGGTGATGGCGGTGGCTCCCTTCATCGGTCCACCGATGCCTCCGGACGCGCGCGACTTCATCCTCTGGCAGCTGCGCATCCCTCGGACGCTGATGGCGCTGCTGGTGGGTGGAACGCTGTCGCTGGTGGGCGCGGTGTATCAGTCACTCTTCGCCAACCCGCTCGCCGCGCCGAGCACCGTGGGCACCACGGCGGGCGCTACGTTGGGCGCGCTGGTGGCCATCGTCCTGGGGGCTCGCAGCGCGGTGTGGGGCCTGCCGCTCATCACCGCCGCCGCGTTCGCCGGGGCCCTGGGCGTCAGCATGCTGGTGGCCGCCATCGCCGCGGGGCGCAGCGTGCGGATGAACGACCTGGTGCTGGCCGGCATCGCCTTCTCCATGGCTGCGGGGGCCATCTCCACGGGCGTGCAGTTCTCCGCGGACTCGACGGAGCTGCTCGCGGCTACGCGGTGGACCATGGGCCACCTGCCGCAGGTGGGCTACCAGGGCATCGTGATGCTGTTGCCCGTCGCCGCCGTGTCGGTGGTGGGGCTGCTGTTGCTCACGCGCGCGCTCGAGGTGTTCATCGCGGGCGAGGAGCACGCCGAATCACAGGGCGTCAACGTGCGCATGGTGCGCATCATCGCCATCGGCCTGGGGGCCATGGGCGTGGCGGGCTGTGTCGCGTGGTGCGGTCCCATCGCCTTCGTGGAGCTCATCGTCCCGCACATCGTCCGGCGGGTGCTGGGGGTGAGTCGACGCGTGCTGCTGCCGTGCTCGGTGGTGGTGGGTGCCAGCTTCCTGGTGCTGTGTGATGCGCTGACCCGCGTCATCATGCCCGGTCGAGAGCCTCCCGTGGGCCTCGTGACCGCGGCCCTGGGCACGCCCCTGCTGGTGTACCTGGTGGCTCGCCGGTCCTCTTGA
- a CDS encoding histidine phosphatase family protein: MDWRLPGGVTRMILVRHGKPSEEMKGRCYGRLDVSLAPEGHVQAQRAASLLSQVELHGLYSSPRLRALDTAKRVAEGRGVGLQVEEAFREIDFGLFEGLTYEEAERRFPSRYAEWMAHPEQVRFPEGETFSEMRERVREGGRALRARHPGQCFALVSHGGVNRTLLAEALGMADQHLFRLDQVHAAVNVIDFYGDEPVVKLMNLEP, encoded by the coding sequence GTGGACTGGCGGCTGCCCGGCGGCGTGACGCGGATGATTCTGGTGAGGCACGGCAAGCCCTCGGAGGAGATGAAGGGCCGGTGCTACGGCCGGCTCGACGTGAGCCTCGCACCAGAGGGACATGTGCAGGCCCAGCGCGCGGCGAGCCTGCTCTCCCAGGTGGAGCTGCACGGCCTGTATTCAAGTCCCCGGCTGCGGGCGCTCGACACGGCGAAGCGCGTGGCGGAAGGGCGCGGGGTGGGCCTCCAGGTGGAGGAGGCCTTTCGCGAAATCGACTTCGGGCTCTTCGAGGGGCTCACCTACGAAGAGGCCGAGCGCCGCTTCCCGAGCCGCTATGCGGAGTGGATGGCGCACCCCGAGCAGGTCCGGTTCCCCGAGGGAGAGACCTTCTCCGAGATGCGCGAGCGCGTCCGCGAGGGAGGCCGAGCCCTGCGCGCACGCCATCCAGGACAGTGCTTCGCGCTGGTGTCACATGGAGGCGTCAACCGCACGCTGCTGGCCGAGGCCCTGGGCATGGCGGACCAGCACCTGTTCCGACTAGACCAGGTCCACGCGGCGGTGAACGTCATCGACTTCTACGGCGACGAGCCCGTGGTGAAGCTGATGAACCTGGAGCCCTGA
- the cobS gene encoding adenosylcobinamide-GDP ribazoletransferase: protein MKRLFASIAFLTRIPVPGAATFDAADVGRSTLCFPLVGALLAAVLVGARHLLYPLLPAPVTAYVLLGLYALLTGALHLDGLADMADGFGGGRTKEDVLRIMRDHVIGAYAGVTLVVMVGLKASALAALLERGHADTVLVVALVLGRWGSVPQGWLLPYARRTGGLGMAITDHVGRVEVLGATVLALGFALGLMGWRGGVLLAAVGGASALQGWWCRRKIDGITGDTMGANTEICEAVVLVLALALG from the coding sequence ATGAAGCGACTCTTCGCCAGCATCGCCTTCCTCACGCGCATCCCCGTCCCCGGCGCCGCGACCTTCGACGCCGCCGACGTGGGCCGCTCGACGCTCTGCTTTCCCCTGGTCGGTGCCCTGCTGGCGGCGGTGCTCGTCGGCGCGCGCCACCTGCTCTATCCGCTGCTGCCCGCCCCGGTGACCGCGTATGTGCTGCTCGGCCTCTACGCGCTGCTCACCGGTGCGCTGCACCTGGATGGACTGGCGGACATGGCCGATGGCTTCGGTGGCGGGCGCACGAAGGAGGATGTGCTGCGCATCATGCGCGACCATGTGATTGGCGCGTATGCCGGCGTCACCCTGGTGGTGATGGTGGGCCTGAAGGCGAGCGCGTTGGCGGCGCTGCTGGAGCGGGGACACGCGGACACGGTGCTGGTGGTGGCACTGGTGCTCGGCCGGTGGGGCTCCGTTCCTCAAGGGTGGCTCCTGCCCTATGCGCGCCGCACGGGAGGACTGGGCATGGCCATCACCGACCACGTCGGACGTGTCGAGGTGCTGGGGGCCACGGTGCTCGCGCTCGGCTTCGCGCTGGGGTTGATGGGGTGGCGCGGCGGCGTGTTGCTGGCTGCGGTGGGCGGCGCGTCCGCGCTTCAAGGGTGGTGGTGCCGCAGGAAGATTGACGGCATCACCGGCGATACCATGGGCGCCAACACCGAAATCTGCGAGGCCGTGGTGCTCGTGCTGGCGCTGGCGCTCGGTTGA
- the cobT gene encoding nicotinate-nucleotide--dimethylbenzimidazole phosphoribosyltransferase has product MPAYREVLARIPDPDTDAGRQCQGLLDVKTKPQGSLGRLEELACQWAALRGEAAPAMPRKGLVVMAADHGVTEEGVSAYPAEVTAQMVANFSRGGAAINVLARQHGVRVEVVDMGVRAPLPGLQGVRNHRLGPGTGNFARGPAMSRRLAEEALSVGTLLALELAEAGITLIGLGDMGIGNTTASAALTCVLAGVSPDMATGRGTGVDDAGLTRKVEVVRRALAVNQPDAADPLDVLAKVGGFEIAGLAGVALGAASKRIPVMLDGFISSVAGLVAARLCPRVMPFLLASHMSREAGHRRVLEALRLRPLLDLGLRLGEGTGAVLAMGLLDSSLHILHEMATFASAGVAEKSRR; this is encoded by the coding sequence ATGCCTGCGTATCGCGAAGTACTCGCCCGGATTCCCGACCCCGATACCGACGCTGGCAGGCAGTGCCAGGGATTGCTGGACGTGAAGACCAAGCCTCAGGGCAGCCTGGGGCGCCTGGAGGAGCTGGCCTGTCAGTGGGCCGCGCTGCGAGGAGAAGCCGCGCCCGCGATGCCTCGCAAGGGGTTGGTGGTGATGGCCGCGGACCACGGCGTGACGGAGGAAGGCGTGAGCGCCTATCCCGCCGAGGTCACCGCGCAGATGGTCGCCAACTTCTCCCGAGGCGGCGCCGCCATCAACGTCCTCGCCCGGCAACACGGCGTCCGCGTGGAGGTCGTGGACATGGGCGTGCGGGCACCGCTGCCAGGACTCCAGGGCGTGCGAAACCACCGCCTGGGGCCGGGCACGGGGAACTTCGCGAGAGGGCCCGCGATGTCGCGCCGTCTGGCCGAGGAGGCGCTGAGCGTGGGCACGCTGCTGGCGCTGGAGCTGGCGGAGGCGGGCATCACGTTGATCGGCCTGGGGGACATGGGCATCGGCAACACCACGGCGTCGGCGGCGCTCACGTGTGTGCTCGCGGGCGTGTCTCCCGACATGGCCACGGGGCGAGGCACGGGCGTGGATGACGCGGGCCTCACGCGCAAGGTGGAGGTGGTGCGGCGCGCGCTCGCGGTGAACCAGCCGGACGCGGCGGACCCGCTGGATGTGCTCGCCAAGGTGGGGGGATTCGAGATTGCCGGCCTCGCGGGGGTCGCGCTGGGCGCGGCGTCCAAGCGCATCCCCGTGATGCTGGATGGCTTCATCTCCTCTGTCGCGGGCCTGGTGGCGGCGCGGCTGTGTCCTCGGGTGATGCCCTTCCTGCTCGCCAGCCACATGTCGCGCGAAGCGGGGCATCGCCGGGTGCTGGAGGCCCTGCGGCTGCGGCCCTTGCTGGACCTGGGCCTGCGGCTCGGCGAGGGCACCGGCGCGGTGCTCGCCATGGGCCTGTTGGACAGCAGCCTGCACATCCTGCACGAGATGGCCACGTTCGCCTCGGCGGGGGTCGCGGAGAAGTCGCGGCGCTGA
- a CDS encoding metal-dependent hydrolase: protein MSPIVHAELSWLMSQVLRERRDRILVTCAGLAPDLDGLTLLAGEASYVRYHHVLFHGYAGALLTAAVCVAMAKERTRVALLALGAFHLHLVCDLLGSGPGWPIHYFWPTSMREWFWAGQWDLASWQNAVIGLVVTLACLACALRWRRTFVEVFSVRWDAEVTKTLRRRFLSEPEKSVSASTGD from the coding sequence ATGAGCCCCATCGTCCATGCGGAGCTGTCGTGGCTGATGTCCCAGGTCCTGCGCGAGCGCCGCGACCGCATCCTCGTCACCTGCGCGGGGCTTGCTCCGGACCTGGATGGACTCACGCTGCTGGCGGGCGAGGCGTCCTACGTGCGCTATCACCACGTCCTCTTCCACGGCTACGCGGGCGCGCTCCTCACCGCCGCGGTGTGTGTGGCGATGGCGAAGGAGCGGACCCGCGTGGCGCTGCTCGCGCTGGGCGCCTTCCATCTGCATCTTGTCTGCGACCTGCTCGGCAGCGGGCCTGGGTGGCCCATCCACTACTTCTGGCCCACGAGCATGCGGGAGTGGTTCTGGGCGGGGCAGTGGGACCTGGCGTCGTGGCAGAACGCGGTCATCGGACTCGTCGTGACGCTGGCGTGTCTGGCGTGCGCGCTGCGCTGGAGGAGGACCTTCGTGGAGGTGTTCTCCGTCCGATGGGACGCGGAGGTGACGAAGACCCTGCGGCGGCGCTTCCTGTCGGAGCCCGAGAAGTCCGTCTCCGCGTCCACCGGAGATTGA
- a CDS encoding MarR family transcriptional regulator — MTVNPPPITRYERLQRLAKRFPELDPGAIETCISLLRLSNDLSAAYDTSLSRWGLSTGRFTVLVRLYSASETEDGRSLTPAELAESSCVSRATMTGLLDTLEKDGLISREDHPEDRRMYTVSLTRKARALLEEMFPEHYRRVASLMSGLSEEERDTLRTLLAKVSTHLPAFREP; from the coding sequence ATGACCGTGAACCCACCCCCCATCACCCGCTACGAGCGGCTGCAGCGCTTGGCGAAGCGCTTTCCGGAGCTGGACCCCGGCGCCATCGAGACCTGCATCTCCTTGCTGCGGCTGTCGAATGACCTGTCGGCCGCCTACGACACGAGCCTGTCGCGCTGGGGGCTGTCCACGGGCCGCTTCACCGTGCTGGTGCGCCTGTACTCGGCCAGCGAGACGGAGGATGGCCGGAGCCTCACCCCCGCGGAGCTCGCGGAGAGCTCCTGTGTGAGCCGCGCCACCATGACGGGGCTGCTCGACACGCTGGAGAAGGACGGCCTCATCTCCCGGGAGGACCACCCGGAAGACCGCCGGATGTACACCGTGAGCCTCACCCGCAAGGCGCGCGCGCTGCTCGAGGAGATGTTCCCCGAGCACTACCGCCGCGTGGCCTCGCTCATGTCGGGCCTGAGTGAAGAGGAGCGCGACACCCTCCGAACCCTGCTGGCCAAGGTCTCCACGCACCTGCCCGCCTTCCGGGAGCCGTAA